From a single Brassica oleracea var. oleracea cultivar TO1000 chromosome C5, BOL, whole genome shotgun sequence genomic region:
- the LOC106343328 gene encoding histone H4: MSGRGKGGKGLGKGGAKRHRKVLRDNIQGITKPAIRRLARRGGVKRISGLIYEETRGVLKIFLENVIRDAVTYTEHARRKTVTAMDVVYALKRQGRTLYGFGG; this comes from the coding sequence ATGTCAGGAAGAGGGAAAGGAGGAAAAGGATTGGGAAAGGGAGGAGCCAAGAGGCACAGGAAGGTGCTTAGGGATAACATCCAAGGTATCACCAAGCCTGCTATTCGTCGTCTTGCTCGTCGAGGTGGCGTCAAGCGTATTAGCGGTTTGATCTACGAGGAGACCAGAGGAGTCCTCAAGATCTTCCTCGAGAATGTCATCCGCGACGCTGTCACCTACACTGAGCACGCGAGGAGGAAGACTGTTACTGCTATGGATGTGGTTTATGCTTTGAAGAGGCAAGGACGTACTCTCTACGGTTTCGGCGGTTAA
- the LOC106343327 gene encoding calcium-transporting ATPase 1, endoplasmic reticulum-type-like, whose translation MGITAFVEPLVIFLILMVNVIVGIGQETNAEKALEVLKEIQSQQATVMRDGNKVSSLPAKELVPGDIVELRVGDKVPADMRVVALISSTLRVEQGSLTGESEAVSKTTKHVEENADIQGKKCMVFARTTVVNGKCMCLVTDTGMSTEIGRVHSQIQEAAQHEEDTPLKKKVNEFGEALTMIIGLICALVWLINVKYFISWEYVDGWPRNFKFSFEKCTYYFEIVVALAVAAIPEGLPAVITTCLALGTRKMAQKNALVRKLRSVETLGCTTFICSDKTGTLTTNHMAVSKLVAMGSRVGTLRSFNVEGTSFDPRDGNGR comes from the coding sequence ATGGGGATCACTGCGTTTGTTGAGCCGCTTGTGATTTTCTTGATCTTGATGGTTAATGTCATTGTTGGGATCGGGCAAGAGACTAATGCCGAGAAGGCGTTGGAAGTTTTGAAGGAGATTCAGTCTCAGCAAGCGACCGTTATGCGCGATGGGAATAAAGTTTCTAGTTTGCCTGCTAAAGAGCTTGTTCCTGGGGATATTGTGGAGCTCAGGGTTGGTGATAAGGTCCCCGCTGATATGCGTGTGGTGGCTTTGATTAGTTCCACGCTGAGAGTCGAGCAAGGCTCTTTGACAGGAGAGAGCGAGGCGGTTAGTAAGACCACTAAGCATGTGGAGGAGAATGCTGATATTCAAGGGAAGAAATGTATGGTGTTTGCAAGAACCACTGTTGTGAATGGGAAATGTATGTGCTTAGTTACTGACACTGGGATGAGTACTGAGATTGGAAGGGTGCACTCGCAGATTCAGGAAGCTGCGCAACACGAGGAAGATACTCCTCTGAAGAAGAAGGTTAACGAGTTCGGAGAAGCTCTGACGATGATCATTGGGTTGATTTGTGCGTTAGTGTGGCTCATCAATGTCAAGTACTTTATCTCCTGGGAGTATGTTGATGGCTGGCCTAGAAACTTCAAGTTCTCCTTCGAGAAGTGTACCTATTACTTTGAGATTGTTGTGGCGTTAGCGGTTGCTGCGATTCCTGAAGGTCTTCCGGCGGTTATTACCACGTGTTTGGCTCTTGGGACGCGGAAGATGGCTCAGAAGAACGCTCTGGTTAGGAAGCTGCGCAGTGTGGAGACTCTTGGATGCACAACGTTTATATGCTCTGATAAAACTGGAACTCTGACAACCAATCATATGGCTGTTTCAAAGCTTGTTGCTATGGGTTCTAGAGTTGGAACGCTTAGATCTTTCAATGTTGAGGGGACCTCATTTGATCCACGAGATGGGAATGGACGCTAA
- the LOC106295507 gene encoding probable LRR receptor-like serine/threonine-protein kinase At1g07650 — translation MISWLSKYFIIILFTLIFHGRLGFSDNNKLHEAEVRALKEIGKKLGKKDWDFNKDPCSGQGNWVVTTYTSKEFESNITCDCSFLPLNSSCHVIRIALKSQNLTGVVPPEFSKLRHLKVLDLSRNYLTGSIPKEWASMRLEDLSFMGNRLSGPFPKVLTRLTTLRNLSLEGNLFSGQIPPEIKRMIHLERLHLTSNAFTGPLPEELALLQNLTDMRISDNNFTGRIPDFIGNWTSIMKLQLHGSGLDGPIPSSISALTSLTDLRISDLGGKPSPFPPLNNLDSIKTLILRKCNLNGEIPKYIGKLKKLKTLDLSFNQLTGEIPSTFENMKKADFIYLTGNKLTGAIPSYFVNKNKNVDVSYNNFTDASTITGSKCSDVTSNWVEGFSTGNKSRKESSCYLHHIPCRLPKRDHKYNLYINCGGGELKVDKGTTYEADQNSKGPSMFFSVNHWAYSSTGNFMDNDDDADDYIVQNTSRLSINASSLSSGLYRTARVSPSSLTYYGLCLGNGNYTVHLHLAEIIFTDDKTLYSLGERLFDIYLQDKLVIKNFNIQEAAGGSGKPVIKSFPVNVTDHNVKIGLRWAGKGTTGIPIRGVYGPMISAISVEPNFKPPVYHDKKEIILKAGIPVAAALLLLLIFGIFLKKRRDKNAIDKELRNLDLQTGSFTLRQIKAATDNFDATLKIGEGGFGSVYKGVLSEGKLIAVKQLSAKSRQGNREFVNEIGMISALQHPNLVKLYGCCVEGNQLILVYEYLENNCLSRALFGKDVNARLKLDWSTRKKICLGIAKGLTFLHEESRIKIVHRDIKASNVLLDKDLNAKISDFGLAKLNDDGNTHISTRIAGTVGYMAPEYAMRGYLTEKADVYSFGVVALEIVSGKSNTNFRPSEEFVYLLDWAYVLQEKGCLLELVDPTLASDYSEEEAMLMLNVALMCTNASPTLRPTMSQVVSLLEGKTAMQELLSDPSFSTVNPKLKALRNHFWQNELSRTLSFSTTSGPHTASVNSQLDAEEKTGLLD, via the exons ATGATTTCTTGGCTTAGCAAATATTTCATCATCATCCTCTTCACACTGATTTTCCATGGGCGTCTTGGATTTTCAGACAACAATAAACTCCACGAGGCTGAAG TGAGAGCACTAAAGGAGATAGGGAAGAAGCTAGGGAAGAAAGACTGGGACTTCAACAAAGATCCATGTAGTGGTCAAGGCAACTGGGTGGTTACCACTTACACATCCAAAGAGTTTGAGAGTAATATCACTTGCGATTGCTCCTTTCTTCCTCTGAACTCATCTTGCCATGTCATCAGAAT AGCTCTGAAGTCGCAGAACTTAACAGGCGTTGTCCCTCCTGAGTTCTCCAAGCTTCGTCACCTCAAAGTTTT AGACCTTAGCCGTAACTATCTGACTGGTTCCATTCCAAAGGAATGGGCTTCTATGCGCCTAGAAGATTT ATCTTTCATGGGGAACAGATTGTCTGGTCCATTCCCCAAAGTCCTAACTCGCCTTACAACGCTCAGAAACTT GAGTCTCGAAGGAAATCTGTTTTCAGGACAAATCCCTCCTGAGATTAAAAGGATGATTCATTTGGAGAGACT TCATCTTACTTCAAATGCTTTCACTGGCCCGTTGCCTGAAGAACTTGCACTTCTCCAGAACTTGACTGATAT GAGGATAAGTGACAATAACTTCACTGGCCGGATACCAGATTTTATCGGCAATTGGACAAGTATAATGAAATT GCAGTTGCATGGTTCAGGTTTGGATGGTCCGATACCTTCTAGTATTTCAGCCTTAACCAGCCTGACCGACCT GAGAATTAGCGATTTAGGAGGCAAACCGTCTCCTTTCCCTCCATTGAATAACCTGGACTCTATCAAGACACT GATACTGAGAAAATGCAATTTAAATGGTGAAATTCCAAAGTATATTGGGAAGCTGAAGAAGCTTAAAACACT TGACCTCAGCTTCAACCAGCTAACTGGTGAGATTCCTTCAACGTTTGAAAATATGAAGAAAGCCGATTTCAT TTATTTGACAGGAAACAAGCTGACAGGAGCTATTCCAAGCTACTTCGTTAATAAAAACAAAAACGT TGATGTTTCTTACAACAACTTCACCGATGCAAGTACAATTACCGGGAGTAAATGCAGCGATGTTACCTC TAATTGGGTGGAAGGCTTCTCCACGGGGAATAAATC ACGCAAGGAATCATCATGTTACCTTCATCACATCCCTTGTCGTCTTCCTAAGAGAGATC ATAAGTATAATTTGTACATAAACTGTGGAGGAGGAGAACTTAAAGTGGATAAAGGAACAACATATGAAGCTGACCAAAACTCCAAAGGTCCTTCTATGTTCTTCAGTGTCAATCACTGGGCGTATAGCAGCACTGGGAACTTCATGGACAATGATGATGATGCTGATGATTACATTGTACAGAACACATCCAGATTATCAATTAATGCTTCCTCTCTCAGCTCTGGACTTTACCGGACAGCTAGAGTCTCTCCGTCATCGCTAACTTACTATGGACTCTGCCTTGGAAATGGTAACTACACTGTACACCTCCACTTGGCTGAGATCATCTTTACCGATGACAAGACTCTTTACAGCCTCGGCGAACGTTTGTTCGATATTTATCTTCAG GATAAGTTGGTCATTAAGAACTTCAACATTCAAGAAGCAGCTGGTGGATCCGGTAAGCCAGTCATAAAATCCTTTCCGGTAAATGTAACGGACCACAATGTGAAGATTGGCTTGCGGTGGGCTGGGAAAGGGACAACAGGCATTCCAATTAGAGGAGTTTATGGTCCTATGATATCAGCTATATCAGTGGAACCAA ATTTCAAACCTCCGGTGTATCATGACAAAAAAGAGATCATACTAAAAGCTGGGATACCTGTTGCAGCAGCACTTCTTTTATTGCTCATATTTGGTATATTCTTAAAGAAAAGACGTGACAAAAATGCTATTGACAAAG AGCTAAGGAATTTAGATCTTCAAACCGGAAGTTTCACTCTGCGACAGATAAAAGCAGCCACTGATAATTTCGATGCAACATTGAAGATTGGTGAAGGTGGATTTGGCTCTGTTTACAAG GGTGTATTGTCAGAAGGAAAACTGATTGCAGTCAAGCAATTGTCTGCAAAATCAAGGCAGGGAAACCGCGAGTTTGTAAATGAGATAGGAATGATCTCAGCTCTACAACATCCAAATCTTGTGAAGCTATATGGTTGCTGTGTTGAAGGAAACCAGTTGATATTGGTGTATGAGTATTTGGAGAACAACTGTCTATCTCGTGCTCTCTTTG GAAAGGATGTGAATGCTAGGCTGAAACTAGACTGGTCAACGAGGAAGAAGATTTGTTTGGGGATAGCTAAAGGACTTACATTTCTCCACGAAGAATCTAGGATAAAGATTGTACACAGAGATATAAAGGCGAGCAACGTGTTACTCGATAAGGATCTCAACGCCAAGATCTCCGACTTTGGTTTGGCGAAGCTGAACGATGATGGAAACACTCACATCAGCACTCGTATTGCAGGAACTGT AGGTTATATGGCTCCAGAATACGCCATGCGTGGTTACTTGACTGAGAAAGCAGATGTTTATAGCTTTGGCGTCGTTGCACTCGAGATCGTAAGTGGGAAGAGTAACACAAACTTTAGGCCAAGCGAGGAGTTCGTTTACCTTCTTGATTGG GCTTACGTTTTGCAAGAGAAGGGATGTTTACTAGAGCTGGTTGATCCGACGTTAGCCTCTGATTACTCAGAAGAAGAAGCCATGCTGATGTTGAACGTGGCGTTGATGTGCACCAACGCGTCACCGACGCTGAGACCTACGATGTCTCAAGTGGTGAGTCTGTTAGAGGGAAAGACAGCGATGCAAGAGTTGCTGTCGGATCCTAGCTTCTCAACGGTTAACCCGAAGCTTAAAGCATTGAGGAACCATTTTTGGCAGAACGAGCTTAGCCGAACGCTTAGCTTCTCTACTACAAGCGGGCCTCATACTGCCTCCGTCAATTCACAACTTGATGCTGAGGAGAAGACTGGACTTTTGGATTAA
- the LOC106344267 gene encoding uncharacterized protein LOC106344267 produces MPPSQPGADDVCESKVGADLLDIFRRKEETLALDARFGDSKLNLVSPSLSPLIPSPSRVKGGGCGRVKFGIKSAAVRVEGFDCLDRDRQNSSIPAMA; encoded by the exons ATGCCTCCGAG TCAACCAGGAGCAGATGATGTATGTGAGTCTAAAGTTGGGGCTGATCTTTTGGACATCTTTCGTAGAAAG GAAGAAACATTAGCTCTAGATGCACGATTTGGAGATAGCAAACTAAACCTTGTCTCGCCCTCACTGTCACCATTAATCCCATCTCCATCTCGTGTAAAAGGAGGAGGTTGTGGTCGAGTAAAGTTTGGGATTAAATCTGCAGCTGTTAGAGTAGAAGGATTCGATTGCTTAGACAGGGACCGCCAAAACTCAAGCATACCTGCCATGGCTTAG
- the LOC106294074 gene encoding uncharacterized protein Mb0911c-like — MASNIIKPAYAYTVVYVRDVAKSVEFYSRAFGYNVRRLDESHRWGELESGQTTIAFTPLHQHETDDLTGKVQSSTRSDRERAPLEVCFCYHDVDAAFKRAVENGAVAVSEPEDKEWGQKVGYVRDIDGIVVRIGSHVK; from the exons ATGGCGTCGAATATCATAAAACCAGCGTATGCTTACACGGTTGTGTACGTTAGGGACGTCGCGAAATCCGTAGAATTCTACTCGAGAGCCTTTGGTTACAACGTTCGTCGTCTTGACGAGTCTCACAG GTGGGGGGAGCTAGAGAGCGGGCAAACAACGATAGCATTCACACCGCTTCACCAGCATGAGACCGATGACCTAACCGGTAAAGTTCAGTCCTCTACGCGTTCAGACCGTGAGAGAGCACCCCTCGAAGTCTGCTTCTGTTACCATGATGTTGACGCGGCCTTCAAG AGGGCTGTGGAGAATGGTGCGGTGGCAGTGAGCGAGCCGGAGGACAAGGAATGGGGCCAAAAGGTTGGATACGTTCGAGACATTGATGGCATCGTTGTACGCATCGGAAGCCACGTTAAGTGA
- the LOC106344268 gene encoding uncharacterized protein LOC106344268, with product MYHRIPSLMEPLLRRVSARWPVIVQATTWTVLLMVTVAVASFAPELAFVSTVSSSCGRGDGFVKIPMDFPGESVCVPSHMVKRSRFDLFMPPIFAAVMVTASACLIRSCFGTEDMDDV from the coding sequence ATGTATCACCGTATTCCGTCGCTAATGGAGCCATTACTTAGGAGAGTCTCGGCGCGTTGGCCTGTCATCGTTCAGGCTACAACGTGGACAGTGCTCCTCATGGTCACTGTAGCCGTGGCTTCTTTCGCTCCCGAATTGGCGTTTGTGTCTACGGTGTCGTCTTCGTGCGGTCGAGGAGATGGGTTCGTGAAGATTCCCATGGATTTTCCGGGGGAGAGTGTGTGCGTGCCGTCTCACATGGTGAAGAGATCGCGTTTCGATTTGTTTATGCCTCCTATTTTCGCAGCTGTTATGGTGACGGCGTCGGCTTGTTTGATCCGATCGTGTTTTGGAACAGAGGATATGGATGATGTATGA